The Vulpes lagopus strain Blue_001 chromosome 6, ASM1834538v1, whole genome shotgun sequence genome has a segment encoding these proteins:
- the WDR89 gene encoding WD repeat-containing protein 89 encodes MEKIEERFANLNIVKRSSGTKEPTYLLGIDTSKTVQAEKENLVAVLCSNGSIRIYDKERLYILREFSVYPGLLNGVKFANSCDSIYSSCTDGTVKCWDARLASEKPIQLFKGYPSNIFISFDINCNDHVICAGTEKVDDDALLVFWDARINSQDLSTTKDPLGTYSDTHSDDVTQVCFHPNNPNMVVSGSTDGLVNVFDISVDNEEDALVTTCNSVSSVSCIGWSGKDYKQIYCMTHDEGFCWWDLNHLDTDEPITCLNIQDVREVINVKEGTLEYLIGGLYHEKMDKLFVVGGTNTGTIHLMSCTTSGLIHVTSLHGGHAATVRSFSWNTQDDSLLTGGEDAQLLLWKPGAIEKTFTKKDSMKIASSVSQRVRIHSNDSYKRRKKQ; translated from the coding sequence ATGGAGAAGATTGAGGAACGTTTTGCTAACCTGAACATTGTTAAACGTTCCTCAGGAACTAAAGAGCCTACTTATCTGCTTGGCATAGACACATCAAAAACTGTacaagcagaaaaagaaaatttggttgCTGTTTTATGTTCTAATGGATCTATCAGAATATATGACAAAGAAAGGTTATACATACTACGAGAATTTAGTGTATATCCTGGACTTCTTAATGGAGTCAAATTTGCAAATTCTTGTGACAGTATATATTCATCATGTACTGATGGCACCGTAAAATGTTGGGATGCTCGATTAGCCAGTGAAAAACCTATCCAGCTGTTCAAGGGTTACCCTtccaatatttttattagttttgataTCAACTGTAATGATCATGTTATTTGTGCTGGTACAGAAAAAGTTGATGACGATGCATTGTTGGTATTTTGGGATGCAAGAATTAATTCTCAGGATTTGTCTACTACTAAAGACCCACTTGGAACATATTCAGACACACATAGTGATGATGTCACCCAAGTATGCTTCCATCCCAACAATCCCAACATGGTTGTCTCAGGTTCAACTGATGGCCTAGTAAATGTATTTGATATTAGTGTTGACAATGAAGAAGATGCACTGGTTACTACCTGTAACTCAGTTTCATCGGTAAGCTGTATTGGTTGGTCTGGAAAGGATTATAAACAGATTTACTGCATGACACATGATGAAGGATTTTGTTGGTGGGATCTTAATCATCTGGATACTGATGAACCAATTACATGTTTGAACATCCAGGATGTCAGAGAAGTAATTAATGTGAAAGAAGGTACTTTAGAATATTTAATTGGTGGCCTATATCATGAAAAAATGGACAAACTGTTTGTTGTTGGAGGAACAAACACAGGAACTATTCACTTAATGAGCTGCACTACATCAGGATTGATCCATGTGACCAGCCTTCACGGAGGGCATGCTGCTACAGTCCGTTCTTTCTCTTGGAATACGCAGGATGATTCTTTGCTAACCGGAGGAGAAGATGCACAGTTGTTACTTTGGAAACCTGGAGCAATAGAGAAGACATTTACGAAGAAAGATAGCATGAAAATAGCATCCTCTGTGTCCCAGCGAGTTCGAATTCACAGTAATGATTCttataagagaaggaaaaagcagTGA